The proteins below are encoded in one region of Limnochorda pilosa:
- a CDS encoding M6 family metalloprotease domain-containing protein yields MRRFTRNARWVLVLLVWVFSTSAAGAVPAAPFPAELEQPDGTRFLARPWGDEWLHGWETAHGYTIVTDQAGWWTYARRSASGELVPSSVRVNGAAPTPVEKHLRPAPSLQPGVRVQGLAWSQRAVPPTGTANIPVILINFTDTTTTNTAAEFEELLFGDHPAIATGPGSMKDYYEEISYRVFSVSSGPAGIPDWYTAAREAAYYGANDASGYDDRPGDLVREAVQLADGAIDFSRYDNDGDGRVDVVMIVHQGRGEEAGGGADTIWSHRWNLTSATGSSMTLDGVTIDDYIIQPERLYADMSTIGVFAHEFGHALGLPDLYDTDGGSEGIGEWGLMGGGSWNQVSRPGDAPAHMTAWSKAVLGWLSPHQINGPPATYSIPSAHGSPTALQLRFNAAEPELGGGTGEYFLIENRQKQGFDAGLPGSGLLIWHVDESRTSNTDETHRLVDLEEADGLDHLDASFNRGDPGDPFPGSSNNTEFSATTVPGSLLYDGSDPGFVVTSISASAPTMQAEVGFPGAPVSEIPLTHGPNPARSSATFSFELYGHPATLHVFDVAGRLVHRAPLASDQTEHVWSLTDTAGRPLANGLYLYVVILDDGTRSAVERLVIER; encoded by the coding sequence GTGCGACGGTTCACCCGGAACGCGAGATGGGTGCTCGTTCTTCTTGTATGGGTTTTTTCAACGTCGGCAGCCGGTGCCGTACCGGCGGCACCCTTCCCGGCCGAGCTCGAACAGCCGGACGGCACCCGCTTCCTCGCCCGCCCATGGGGCGACGAGTGGCTCCACGGCTGGGAGACGGCTCACGGGTACACCATCGTCACGGATCAGGCCGGGTGGTGGACGTACGCCCGGCGTTCAGCGTCGGGAGAGCTGGTCCCGTCCTCCGTTCGCGTGAACGGAGCAGCCCCCACCCCTGTCGAGAAGCACCTGCGCCCCGCTCCATCGTTACAGCCCGGTGTGCGCGTCCAGGGGCTCGCCTGGTCCCAGCGCGCGGTGCCTCCGACCGGAACCGCCAACATCCCCGTCATTCTCATCAACTTCACCGACACGACCACGACCAACACCGCGGCCGAGTTCGAGGAGCTCCTCTTCGGGGATCATCCGGCCATCGCCACCGGCCCCGGCAGCATGAAGGATTACTACGAGGAGATCTCCTACAGAGTCTTCTCGGTGAGCAGCGGACCCGCCGGCATTCCCGACTGGTACACGGCGGCCCGCGAGGCCGCCTACTACGGGGCCAACGATGCCTCCGGATACGACGACCGTCCCGGCGACTTGGTGAGGGAGGCCGTCCAGCTCGCTGACGGCGCCATCGACTTCTCCCGGTACGACAATGACGGCGACGGCCGGGTGGACGTGGTGATGATCGTCCACCAGGGCCGGGGCGAGGAGGCGGGCGGCGGTGCCGACACCATCTGGTCACACCGTTGGAACCTTACCTCTGCGACTGGCAGCAGCATGACCCTCGATGGCGTCACCATAGACGACTACATCATCCAGCCCGAGCGCCTGTACGCCGACATGAGCACCATAGGCGTCTTCGCCCACGAGTTCGGCCACGCGCTGGGCCTGCCCGATCTCTACGACACGGACGGCGGGTCGGAAGGGATCGGGGAATGGGGTCTTATGGGCGGCGGGTCGTGGAACCAAGTGAGCCGCCCCGGCGACGCGCCCGCCCACATGACGGCCTGGAGCAAGGCCGTGCTCGGATGGCTATCCCCCCATCAGATCAACGGCCCCCCGGCGACGTACTCGATCCCCAGCGCCCACGGCTCACCCACGGCCCTCCAGCTCCGCTTCAACGCCGCCGAGCCTGAGCTCGGGGGAGGCACCGGCGAGTACTTCCTCATCGAGAACCGCCAGAAGCAGGGCTTCGATGCCGGCCTGCCCGGGTCGGGTCTCCTCATCTGGCACGTCGACGAAAGCCGGACGTCGAACACAGACGAGACCCACCGACTCGTCGATCTGGAGGAAGCAGACGGGCTCGATCACCTGGACGCGAGCTTCAACCGGGGTGACCCCGGCGACCCCTTCCCCGGCAGCTCCAACAACACCGAGTTCAGCGCAACCACCGTGCCCGGCTCCCTGCTCTACGACGGCAGCGATCCCGGCTTCGTGGTCACCAGCATCAGCGCCTCGGCCCCCACCATGCAGGCCGAGGTCGGCTTTCCCGGCGCTCCGGTCTCCGAGATCCCGCTCACCCACGGGCCGAACCCGGCCCGGAGCAGTGCCACCTTCTCCTTCGAGCTGTACGGCCACCCGGCGACGCTCCACGTCTTCGACGTCGCCGGGCGGCTGGTCCACCGGGCGCCTCTCGCCTCCGACCAGACCGAGCACGTCTGGTCGCTCACGGACACGGCCGGGAGGCCCCTGGCCAACGGCCTCTACCTCTACGTGGTGATCCTTGACGACGGAACCCGGTCGGCCGTCGAGAGGCTGGTGATCGAGCGATGA
- a CDS encoding PorV/PorQ family protein: MTSRRGTLVRGRRHLGHACRWVARLFIVALVAGSPTRVALAQDLAATAAFLDLGLGARTMAMGGASVAVVDGAAALRDNPAGLAQLRGLHFTSFYSTEYGLSSLGAAALAAPSFGLGATYFLSPDNQVRDDPPAPASDTFDVTSLAATAGVGARLGPLALGVSLTHVRHALYQTTGTGLTGSAGLLLQAGPLRVGVVGRHLFGEMTYASTADPFDPVYAAGFALMGREFVVTGEYEVPGSEDRSGGIARAGLEVRLGRLLDLRAGAAYQVAQDLLDPSAGIGIHLGGLRLDYAYTLPAVLPETHRLALAVRF, translated from the coding sequence GTGACGTCCCGCCGAGGCACTCTCGTCCGTGGCCGCAGGCATCTCGGCCACGCCTGCCGATGGGTGGCGAGGCTCTTCATCGTCGCCCTCGTCGCCGGGTCGCCCACCCGCGTCGCCCTGGCCCAGGACCTTGCTGCCACGGCCGCCTTCCTCGACCTCGGTCTGGGCGCCCGGACCATGGCCATGGGGGGAGCCTCCGTCGCAGTGGTGGACGGTGCCGCCGCCCTCCGTGACAACCCTGCGGGCCTGGCGCAGCTCCGGGGCCTTCACTTCACCTCCTTCTACTCGACGGAGTACGGGCTGTCGAGCCTCGGAGCGGCCGCCCTCGCGGCCCCATCCTTCGGCCTCGGGGCCACCTACTTCCTTTCCCCGGACAACCAGGTGCGTGACGATCCTCCGGCACCCGCGTCGGACACCTTCGACGTCACGAGCCTCGCCGCCACCGCTGGCGTGGGGGCCCGGCTGGGGCCGCTCGCCCTCGGGGTGAGCCTCACCCACGTGCGCCACGCGCTCTACCAGACGACCGGCACCGGCCTGACGGGAAGCGCCGGCCTCCTTCTCCAGGCAGGGCCCTTGCGGGTCGGGGTGGTCGGCCGCCACCTCTTCGGCGAGATGACCTATGCTTCGACCGCGGACCCCTTCGACCCCGTCTATGCGGCAGGGTTCGCCCTGATGGGGAGGGAATTCGTGGTCACCGGGGAGTACGAGGTGCCAGGCTCCGAGGATCGGTCCGGCGGCATCGCCCGGGCGGGCCTGGAGGTGCGCCTGGGGCGTCTCCTCGACCTGAGGGCCGGGGCCGCGTACCAGGTAGCCCAGGACCTCCTGGATCCGAGCGCCGGCATCGGGATCCACCTGGGCGGGTTGCGGCTCGACTACGCCTACACCCTGCCCGCCGTCCTGCCCGAGACCCACCGGCTGGCCCTGGCGGTTCGCTTCTGA
- a CDS encoding c-type cytochrome yields MFRQAWFYVTLVAVAAVAFLLYSEFTRPEQALGNEPVQVAREPGASAPAAPAAPGRPSTQPAEGGPQPQEATGTPGQGAAETRSGESEGGEALQADLAARGEQLYTQLGCSACHSLDGTPLVGPSWKGLYGHEVKLGNGQAVTADEAYLKESIENPDAKLVQGYPQGVMTATIAPYKAQLSQQENIDALIAFIKTLE; encoded by the coding sequence GTGTTTCGACAGGCGTGGTTCTACGTGACACTGGTGGCCGTGGCCGCCGTCGCATTCCTCTTGTACAGCGAGTTCACCCGGCCCGAGCAGGCCCTGGGCAACGAGCCCGTCCAGGTGGCCCGGGAACCGGGCGCGTCGGCGCCTGCCGCCCCCGCGGCGCCGGGCCGGCCGTCCACCCAGCCGGCCGAGGGTGGCCCCCAGCCTCAGGAGGCGACCGGCACGCCCGGCCAGGGTGCCGCCGAGACCCGCTCGGGTGAATCCGAGGGTGGCGAGGCCCTCCAGGCCGACCTGGCCGCCAGGGGCGAGCAGCTCTACACCCAGCTCGGCTGCTCCGCCTGCCACTCATTGGACGGGACGCCGCTGGTGGGGCCCTCCTGGAAGGGGCTCTACGGGCACGAGGTGAAGCTCGGCAACGGCCAGGCGGTGACCGCGGACGAGGCGTACCTGAAGGAGTCCATCGAGAACCCCGACGCCAAGCTCGTCCAGGGCTACCCTCAGGGCGTGATGACCGCCACCATCGCTCCCTACAAGGCGCAGCTCTCCCAGCAGGAGAACATCGACGCGCTCATCGCCTTCATCAAGACCCTGGAGTGA
- a CDS encoding ROK family protein codes for MGQPAPDALPALALGIDLGGTKIAAGVVDAAGRILGRGHRPTRPREGWEAVVGRMIEAGEEALAEASAGVDDLLGVGVGSPGPVNPQTGVVVEAANLYFKDVPVVRALYRHYRRPTYLEHDARAAALGEYRYGAGRGAANLVFVTVSTGIGAGIVLDGRLVQGSHFSAGELGHTVVVPEGPLCTCGQRGCLEAVASGTGIANLAREAMERGEAPVLRELAGGDPEGVDARLVAEAVRRGDPGCREVLDQATFHLGMALAGVVNLIDCDRIVIGGGVAKMGELLFEPVRRTVTACVVATARNVQIIPAALGPDAGILGAAALAFTPPQLTPGS; via the coding sequence GTGGGCCAGCCGGCGCCTGACGCGTTGCCGGCCCTGGCCCTCGGCATCGACCTGGGCGGCACCAAGATCGCAGCAGGCGTGGTGGACGCCGCCGGCCGCATCCTGGGCCGGGGCCATCGCCCCACCCGGCCCCGGGAGGGCTGGGAGGCGGTCGTCGGCCGCATGATCGAGGCGGGGGAGGAGGCCCTGGCCGAGGCCAGCGCCGGCGTGGACGACCTCCTGGGCGTGGGCGTGGGCTCGCCCGGCCCGGTCAACCCCCAGACGGGCGTGGTGGTCGAGGCGGCCAACCTCTACTTCAAGGACGTTCCCGTGGTGCGGGCCCTCTACCGTCACTACCGCCGCCCCACCTACCTGGAGCACGACGCCCGGGCCGCCGCTCTGGGCGAGTACCGCTACGGGGCGGGGAGGGGCGCCGCCAACCTGGTCTTCGTGACGGTCTCCACGGGCATTGGGGCGGGGATCGTCCTGGACGGGCGGTTGGTGCAGGGTTCCCATTTCTCGGCGGGCGAGCTGGGGCACACGGTGGTGGTCCCCGAAGGGCCCCTCTGCACCTGCGGCCAGCGGGGGTGCCTGGAGGCGGTCGCCTCGGGGACAGGAATCGCCAACCTGGCCCGGGAGGCCATGGAGAGGGGCGAGGCACCGGTCCTCCGGGAGCTCGCCGGGGGGGACCCCGAGGGCGTGGACGCCCGCCTGGTGGCCGAGGCCGTCCGGCGGGGCGATCCGGGCTGCCGCGAGGTGCTCGACCAGGCCACCTTCCATCTGGGGATGGCCCTGGCGGGCGTGGTGAACCTCATCGACTGCGACCGGATCGTCATCGGCGGCGGCGTGGCCAAGATGGGCGAGCTCCTTTTCGAGCCCGTGCGCCGGACGGTGACCGCCTGCGTGGTGGCCACCGCCCGGAACGTTCAGATCATCCCGGCCGCGCTGGGGCCGGACGCCGGCATCCTGGGGGCCGCGGCGCTGGCCTTCACGCCCCCGCAGCTCACTCCAGGGTCTTGA
- a CDS encoding bifunctional phosphoglucose/phosphomannose isomerase, translated as MEAKEAAAAGAGLLDDLNALRALDPGDMAGAIHGLPEQCEQAWRLARELTLPEGPRPRQAVVLGMGGSAIGAELVAGLLEATAPAPIAVHRGYGVPGYVGPETLVVASSYSGNTEETLSGYDEARRRGSRVVAVTTGGELARRAEADGVPLLRIPGGLQPRAAIGYSLVPQLRIFHLMGLTGDPQPAIEETVARLRRQRARLEPSVPSQANEAKQLALSLHQHLPLIYGSQGWKGVVAYRWKTQINENAKAQAQANRFPELNHNETVGWEVPAAINGLFHAVLLRDEADPAPIQRRFDVTAEIMRPHVAGISQAWAEGDSELARLFSLLYLGDHVSLYLAYLYRVDPSPVKAIDRLKSELARLQARTAGGEDVSRGPAGA; from the coding sequence ATGGAAGCCAAAGAGGCGGCCGCCGCGGGTGCGGGCCTGCTGGATGACCTGAACGCTCTTCGTGCTTTGGATCCCGGCGACATGGCCGGGGCGATCCACGGGTTGCCCGAGCAGTGCGAGCAGGCGTGGCGCCTGGCTCGGGAGCTCACCCTGCCCGAGGGCCCCAGGCCCAGGCAGGCTGTGGTGCTGGGGATGGGCGGGTCCGCCATCGGGGCGGAGCTGGTGGCAGGCCTGCTGGAGGCGACGGCGCCCGCGCCCATTGCCGTCCACCGGGGGTACGGGGTGCCGGGGTACGTGGGGCCCGAGACGCTGGTGGTGGCGTCCAGCTACTCGGGGAACACCGAGGAGACCCTCTCGGGGTACGACGAGGCCCGGCGACGGGGATCCCGGGTGGTGGCGGTCACCACCGGCGGGGAGCTGGCCCGGCGGGCCGAGGCCGACGGGGTGCCGCTCCTCCGCATCCCGGGGGGTCTGCAGCCCCGAGCGGCCATCGGCTACTCCCTCGTTCCGCAGCTTCGCATCTTTCACCTGATGGGCCTCACCGGTGATCCGCAGCCCGCCATCGAAGAGACCGTCGCCCGCCTGCGCCGCCAGAGAGCCCGGCTGGAACCCTCGGTTCCCTCGCAGGCGAACGAGGCCAAGCAGCTCGCCCTCAGCCTGCACCAGCACCTGCCCCTGATCTATGGCAGCCAGGGCTGGAAGGGCGTGGTGGCCTACCGCTGGAAGACCCAGATCAACGAGAACGCCAAGGCGCAGGCACAGGCCAACCGCTTCCCGGAGCTGAACCACAACGAGACCGTCGGCTGGGAGGTCCCCGCTGCCATCAACGGCCTCTTCCACGCGGTGCTCCTGCGTGACGAGGCCGACCCCGCCCCGATCCAGCGGCGCTTCGACGTGACCGCGGAGATCATGCGGCCCCACGTGGCCGGCATCAGCCAGGCGTGGGCCGAGGGGGACTCGGAGCTCGCCCGCCTCTTCTCGCTCCTCTACCTGGGCGACCACGTGAGCCTCTACCTGGCCTACCTCTACCGGGTGGACCCCAGCCCCGTGAAGGCCATCGACCGCCTCAAGTCCGAGCTGGCGCGCCTGCAGGCCAGGACCGCCGGCGGGGAGGATGTGAGCCGTGGGCCAGCCGGCGCCTGA
- a CDS encoding SLC13 family permease, protein MGGRGRLVWALVAIVLGVAAMWWGPVPGEAARRTLGIFTVATVLWVTEAVPLFVTSFVILVLEVILLGLPGGPLGFAGAEYKVFLSPFFDPVIALFLGGFALGAALNRHRLDLIIASFVLRRVGSRPSLLVLGFLAVTALISMWMSNTATAALMMAVALPVIRAAPEGDPLRKALALAIPFGANLGGMATPVGTPPNLLAIGALARAGYSLSFLRWMALALPAALVLILFTWWLLVKLYPPQAARARITVAQPPPVTWPAAGVMAIFFATVFLWLTAEWHGVPEGIVGIMPVVALFGLGLLAADDLRSLGWDILLIMGGGLSLGVALQQSGLSAWVVERVSLEALPLLGMVLAVGLVTAALTTFISNSAAASLLVPVVVGFGAEQLPLTVIVALAASASMALPISTPPNAIAYGSRELTVMDMLRPGVVITVVSVAVSALAVEWLLPWVMGHV, encoded by the coding sequence GTGGGCGGCAGGGGGCGGTTGGTCTGGGCGTTGGTCGCCATCGTGCTGGGAGTGGCGGCCATGTGGTGGGGGCCGGTGCCGGGGGAGGCGGCTCGGCGGACCCTGGGCATCTTCACGGTGGCCACGGTCCTCTGGGTGACGGAGGCGGTGCCTCTCTTCGTCACCTCCTTCGTGATCCTGGTGCTCGAGGTGATCCTCCTGGGGCTCCCCGGTGGGCCGCTGGGGTTCGCGGGGGCGGAGTACAAGGTCTTCCTCTCTCCCTTCTTCGATCCGGTCATCGCCCTCTTCCTGGGCGGCTTCGCCCTGGGCGCCGCCCTCAACCGGCACCGGCTCGACCTCATCATCGCCAGCTTCGTCCTGCGGCGGGTGGGGAGCCGGCCGAGCCTGCTGGTGCTGGGTTTCCTGGCGGTCACCGCGCTCATCTCCATGTGGATGTCGAACACGGCCACGGCGGCCCTCATGATGGCGGTGGCGTTGCCCGTGATCCGGGCTGCGCCCGAGGGCGACCCGCTCCGCAAGGCCCTGGCGCTGGCGATCCCCTTCGGGGCGAACCTGGGCGGCATGGCCACCCCGGTGGGAACCCCGCCCAACCTCCTTGCCATCGGGGCCCTGGCCCGGGCGGGCTACTCGCTCTCCTTCCTGCGCTGGATGGCCCTGGCCCTGCCTGCCGCCCTGGTTCTCATCCTCTTCACCTGGTGGCTCCTGGTGAAGCTGTACCCGCCCCAGGCCGCCCGCGCCCGCATCACTGTGGCCCAGCCGCCCCCGGTCACCTGGCCGGCCGCGGGCGTCATGGCCATCTTCTTCGCCACGGTCTTCCTCTGGCTCACCGCCGAGTGGCACGGCGTGCCCGAGGGGATCGTGGGCATCATGCCGGTGGTGGCCCTCTTCGGCCTGGGGCTCCTGGCCGCCGACGACCTGCGCTCCCTCGGCTGGGACATCCTGCTCATCATGGGCGGCGGCCTCAGCCTGGGCGTGGCCCTGCAGCAGTCCGGCCTCTCGGCCTGGGTGGTGGAGCGGGTCTCGCTCGAGGCGCTGCCGCTCCTGGGCATGGTGCTGGCCGTGGGGCTCGTCACCGCAGCGCTCACCACCTTCATCAGCAACTCGGCGGCGGCCAGCCTCCTGGTGCCGGTGGTGGTGGGTTTCGGCGCTGAGCAGCTGCCCCTGACCGTGATCGTGGCCCTGGCCGCCTCGGCCTCCATGGCGCTCCCCATCTCCACGCCGCCCAACGCGATCGCCTACGGATCCCGGGAGCTGACCGTGATGGACATGCTTCGCCCGGGCGTGGTCATCACCGTGGTCTCCGTGGCCGTGTCGGCGCTGGCGGTGGAGTGGCTCCTGCCCTGGGTGATGGGGCACGTCTAG
- a CDS encoding TolC family protein gives MLLVVGALMAVPAVRAEAPRRLTLPEAIRIAWEQGPDLEEQRRAVAEAELQARQAGAPYLPQAGLGAGYSVSEDAGEGTVTVRLSLDQSFALKPLLGGALPANVRQAQLALEQARRRLEEGRQDVAGSVLGAYLDLVGARSAVEGQRITVEQAETLLAQTEDRARQQAATEADLYDARASALSARQKLAEAEFNALKAQTQLNQLLGLPLRTPLEVSEVHDMTSIEPITPGEAGSAPRAAGNQGQPPGDAPAAAPSVDALIAHALSHRLELAEAREDLAEARTALGELKRPFEPTLSLTATYAGEDGSVQATLPTDTWQVEVSGQARLYTSDENPGSLQLGLGTGWSAGAELSLPLLDGGGRRTARETQAIQVERLEAKVQDLEASVAEEVRQAHEAYLLAQEAVPVRELQLEAARMRLEAEQKRFAAGAITPRDLADAQDDYDAALADHASARLQVLRSAADLQRAAALPVARPDGGWISLEEAAPPEEDAN, from the coding sequence GTGCTTCTCGTCGTTGGAGCCCTGATGGCAGTGCCAGCCGTCCGGGCCGAGGCCCCGCGCCGGCTGACCCTTCCAGAGGCGATCCGCATCGCCTGGGAGCAAGGCCCGGACCTGGAGGAGCAGCGTCGGGCCGTGGCCGAGGCGGAGCTGCAGGCCCGCCAGGCCGGCGCCCCCTACCTGCCCCAGGCGGGGCTGGGCGCCGGCTACAGCGTGAGCGAGGATGCCGGGGAAGGCACCGTCACCGTGCGCCTCTCTCTGGACCAGAGCTTCGCGCTGAAGCCACTGCTGGGGGGCGCTCTTCCGGCGAACGTCCGCCAGGCGCAGCTCGCCCTGGAGCAGGCCCGCCGGCGACTGGAGGAAGGCCGGCAGGACGTGGCCGGCTCGGTGCTCGGGGCGTACCTGGACCTGGTCGGAGCCCGCTCGGCCGTGGAGGGACAGAGGATCACGGTCGAGCAAGCGGAGACCCTGCTGGCCCAGACGGAGGATCGTGCCCGCCAGCAGGCCGCCACCGAGGCCGACCTGTACGACGCCCGGGCATCTGCCCTCAGTGCCCGCCAGAAGCTGGCCGAGGCGGAGTTCAACGCCCTGAAGGCCCAGACACAGCTGAACCAGCTCCTGGGCCTGCCGCTGCGTACCCCCCTGGAGGTGTCGGAGGTGCACGACATGACCTCCATCGAGCCGATCACCCCCGGTGAGGCAGGATCCGCGCCCCGGGCGGCCGGCAACCAGGGCCAGCCGCCCGGCGATGCCCCGGCGGCCGCACCTTCCGTGGACGCCCTCATCGCCCACGCGCTCTCCCACCGGCTGGAGCTGGCGGAAGCCCGCGAGGACCTGGCCGAGGCCCGTACGGCGCTGGGGGAGCTGAAGCGTCCCTTCGAGCCGACCCTCTCCCTCACCGCCACGTATGCCGGCGAGGATGGCAGCGTTCAGGCCACCCTGCCCACGGACACCTGGCAGGTGGAGGTGTCGGGCCAGGCCCGGCTGTACACGTCAGACGAAAACCCGGGCTCGCTGCAGCTGGGTCTCGGAACCGGCTGGTCCGCCGGCGCTGAGCTCTCCCTGCCGCTCCTGGACGGCGGCGGGCGTCGGACCGCCCGGGAGACGCAGGCGATCCAGGTGGAACGGCTCGAGGCCAAGGTGCAGGACCTGGAAGCCAGCGTGGCCGAAGAGGTCCGCCAGGCCCACGAGGCGTACCTGCTCGCGCAGGAGGCGGTGCCCGTGCGCGAGCTCCAGCTGGAGGCGGCCCGGATGCGCCTGGAGGCGGAGCAGAAGCGCTTCGCCGCCGGCGCCATCACCCCCCGGGACCTGGCCGACGCCCAGGACGACTACGACGCGGCCCTGGCCGACCACGCCTCCGCCCGCCTCCAGGTGCTCCGCTCCGCGGCCGACCTGCAGCGGGCCGCCGCCCTCCCCGTCGCCCGGCCGGACGGCGGCTGGATCAGCCTGGAGGAGGCCGCGCCTCCGGAGGAGGATGCGAATTGA
- a CDS encoding efflux RND transporter periplasmic adaptor subunit: MTKRVLRIALWAVVLAAVGGSGFYLFVGRSAGSVDAALLSQVRQVQATRGPMESTARVVGTLEPVQEADVVARVSGVVHELPVREGEEVESGQLLVGLDPSDLQLDLQKAQAALRAARAQLEELENGPAAAQVLQARNDVAGSRADATRLQADVASARRLAREGALSQQDLQQKEDALAAAERTLHLAQQRLAELEQGATPQELERARAQVAQAEADAARAEVNLRRARVSAPMDGAVLELSVRLGQPVEAGATVARLGRTDRLEVVAPVNEMDVPNVRTGQRVRVQADALGGRSFEGSVTAVAPRGNRNDNVATFDVTVSLENPDDRLRPGMTATAEIVLERRDQAVRVPLEALIQNGGKDAVVVQKPDGSTEVVSVTLGLRNDREAEVREGLSGDEMLVILPVGITPQQYMAAVARGAAATRPAEGGSGR; this comes from the coding sequence TTGACGAAGCGGGTCTTGAGAATCGCCCTCTGGGCCGTGGTCCTGGCGGCCGTGGGCGGGAGCGGGTTCTACCTTTTCGTGGGACGGTCCGCGGGGTCCGTGGATGCCGCCCTCCTCAGTCAGGTGCGCCAGGTGCAGGCCACCCGCGGCCCCATGGAGTCCACCGCCCGGGTGGTGGGTACCCTTGAGCCCGTCCAGGAGGCCGACGTGGTGGCCCGGGTCTCGGGCGTGGTGCACGAGCTGCCCGTCAGGGAAGGGGAAGAGGTGGAGTCCGGCCAGTTGCTGGTGGGCCTGGACCCCAGCGACCTCCAGCTCGATCTCCAGAAGGCCCAGGCTGCCCTACGGGCCGCCCGCGCCCAGTTGGAGGAGCTGGAGAACGGCCCCGCCGCCGCTCAGGTGCTTCAGGCCCGGAACGACGTGGCCGGCTCCCGGGCCGACGCGACCCGCCTGCAGGCCGACGTGGCCTCCGCGCGCCGCCTGGCCCGTGAGGGAGCCCTCTCCCAGCAGGATCTGCAGCAGAAGGAGGACGCCCTGGCCGCGGCCGAGCGGACGCTCCACCTGGCGCAGCAGCGCCTGGCCGAGCTGGAACAGGGCGCCACCCCGCAGGAGCTGGAGCGGGCCCGGGCCCAGGTGGCCCAGGCGGAAGCCGATGCGGCCCGAGCCGAGGTGAACCTCCGGCGTGCCCGGGTGAGCGCGCCCATGGACGGCGCCGTGCTGGAGCTGAGCGTGCGGCTGGGCCAGCCTGTGGAGGCAGGCGCCACCGTCGCCCGCCTGGGCCGCACCGACCGCCTGGAGGTGGTGGCCCCCGTGAACGAGATGGACGTCCCCAACGTGCGGACCGGCCAGCGGGTGCGGGTCCAGGCCGACGCCCTGGGGGGCCGGAGCTTCGAGGGGTCCGTGACCGCGGTGGCCCCCCGGGGAAACCGCAACGACAACGTGGCCACCTTCGACGTCACCGTGAGCCTGGAGAACCCGGACGACCGGTTGCGTCCCGGAATGACGGCCACGGCCGAGATCGTGCTGGAGAGGCGGGACCAGGCGGTTCGGGTCCCGCTGGAGGCCCTGATCCAGAACGGGGGGAAGGACGCGGTGGTGGTGCAGAAACCCGATGGCTCCACCGAGGTGGTCTCCGTCACCCTGGGCCTGCGGAACGACCGGGAGGCCGAGGTACGCGAGGGTCTCTCCGGCGACGAGATGCTCGTGATCCTGCCGGTGGGCATCACGCCGCAGCAGTACATGGCAGCCGTGGCCCGGGGCGCCGCGGCAACCCGACCCGCCGAAGGGGGGAGCGGACGATGA
- a CDS encoding ABC transporter ATP-binding protein, with product MNLATSPLTAPRAVIRTKGLSKVYRMGDVKVPALVDVDIEVPEGSFVAIMGPSGSGKSTLMNLLGCLDRPTSGRYWLDGQEIATLSDNRLADIRNRSVGFVFQTFNLLPRLTALQNVELPMVYAGKSFRQRRRAAEESLERVGLAERAHHLPSQLSGGQRQRVAIARALVNRPAILLADEPTGNLDTRSGLEILGLFQEIHQTGNTIVLVTHDREVAEHVQRIFHFRDGRLERVEDVARPRQAAESLAALPPAGPAGEAQQAEAADPGEKEGRS from the coding sequence ATGAACCTGGCAACGTCCCCCCTGACGGCACCCCGAGCGGTGATCCGCACCAAGGGGCTGAGCAAGGTCTACCGCATGGGTGACGTGAAGGTGCCCGCCCTCGTGGACGTGGACATAGAGGTGCCTGAAGGGAGCTTCGTGGCCATCATGGGTCCCTCCGGCTCGGGCAAGTCCACCCTGATGAACCTGCTGGGCTGCCTGGACCGGCCCACCTCCGGCCGGTACTGGCTCGACGGCCAGGAGATCGCCACCCTCTCGGACAATCGGCTGGCCGACATCCGGAACCGGAGCGTGGGTTTCGTCTTTCAGACCTTCAACCTGCTGCCCCGCCTGACCGCCCTGCAGAACGTGGAGCTCCCGATGGTCTACGCGGGGAAGAGCTTCCGGCAGCGGCGGCGGGCGGCCGAGGAGTCCCTGGAGCGGGTGGGTCTGGCCGAGAGGGCCCACCACCTGCCCTCCCAGCTCTCGGGCGGCCAGCGGCAGCGGGTCGCCATCGCCCGGGCTCTGGTGAACCGGCCCGCCATCCTGCTGGCCGACGAGCCCACGGGGAACCTGGACACCCGCTCGGGCCTGGAGATCCTGGGCCTCTTCCAGGAGATCCACCAGACGGGGAACACCATCGTGCTCGTCACCCACGACCGGGAGGTGGCGGAGCACGTGCAGCGCATCTTCCACTTCCGGGACGGGCGCCTGGAGCGGGTGGAGGACGTGGCGCGGCCCCGGCAGGCGGCCGAGAGCCTGGCCGCCCTACCGCCCGCCGGGCCGGCGGGAGAGGCCCAGCAGGCGGAGGCGGCAGACCCGGGGGAGAAGGAGGGCCGGTCGTGA